The nucleotide window ATGAGCGCGATTGCTGCAGGCCATACGCATGCTGTAAAAGTTCTCCTCAAAAACAATGCGGATCCAAACATTAGAGATAAGGACAACCGGACTGCGCTCACCTGGGCGTCAGTCGAAGGCCAAACAGATATGGTCGATGCCCTTCTGAATGCGGGTGCCGATCCCAATGCCAAAGACAACCTGGGCGATACCCCCTTGCTATTGGCTGCATTCAAAGGCCATACCGCTATTGTCGATACGCTCCTGAAAAAAGGCGGAATTCCCAATATCAGAGGCGGTGCTGGCGAAACCCCTCTGATGCGGGCTGTTTTACAAGATCACCGCCAAACCGTGCAGGTGCTCATAGCAAGAGGAGCAGACCTCAACGCCAGGGATAACATGGGCGATACGGCTTTGATGGGGGCCGCGTGGGACGGTAAAACCGAACGGATCGAATTTCTACTGGAAGTGGGCGCGAATGTCAATGCGCCCGACAGAGAAGGCCGCACGCCGTTGATGGCCGCTGCGTTTGAAGGACACATCGAAGCTGTCCGCGCGCTCTTAAGAGGCAGTGCCGATGTCGCAATTGAGGATAAAGATGGGGTTACAGCCTTAATGTGGGCCAGGGCAAAAGGGCATACGGCTATTGTTCATGAATTGGAACGAGTAAATGAAGTGAAAAGTGTGAAGTGAGAACAACAGGAATTACATCTTATGTCTGAAAACAAACAAACGCTCTGGGTTGTCACGCCCGTTGTCGATCTTTCCTGCATCACTCTGGGCTGGTTGCTTTTCTTTTTTGCTCCCTACCTGTTTCCCAAATACTTCGATACCATTCGAATTATCTCTGTTACGTTTCTTTTTGCGACTCACCGCTACTTCACGTTTCTCCTCGTCTATTTAGACCGCGCCGAATTTAGCCGCGCTCGCTTTCTTTATACGCTTATACCCATCCTTTGTTTTATCTTTGTCGGACTCTGTTATTTTTTTCGCATTGACGAACCCGAGATGTTCGCCTTCTGGTATCTCTTTAACTATTTTCACTTTGTTCGCCAGAAATACGGCATTCTCCGCATCTACTCCGGCAAAGCGCGATGGGGTCACAAGCGCCTCGATGCGTGGACGATGTATCTCTGGGGGCTGGCGGGTTTCTTTTATCTTTTTGGTTCAGAAGCCGATGTCAAGGTCATGCACTATCTTCGCAATCTGCTCGACTTCACGCCTCCGCTCCTGATCTCCCATATTTTATACGCACTCGCTATTCTGGTCACCCTGGCCTGGCTCTTCTATGAATTTCGCGGTGCCCAAAGTGTCAGTGTTCCCAAATTGCTCTTTTTTGCCTCTGTGGTCTTTCTCTACGGCATTGGCCCCACCCTATCGGCAGGTGCCATCTACATTGCTACCAGTATCAATCACGCTTCTGAATACATCGCTCTGGTCGCGCTCACGATCAAAAATAAGGTCCGCACTTCGGCTCTCGACGCGCCACTTCTCAATAAGGCCGCCAGCCATATTGTACGCAACACCTTTCTCTTTACCGCCGCTATCTGCGGCATCCTCTATGGTCTTTACACCTGGTCCCTTTTTGCCTTCCTCTTTTTTGCCTACGGCACCTCATTTGCCCACTTTGTTCTGGATGGTATGATCTGGAAACTCCGCCGCCCCAAAGTCGCCCGCGAAGTAGGGACAGCTTAGCAGGTCTATCCCACGTCTGAATTGATGAATCTAAAGTGCCCGTATAAGCGTGTAATACGCTTAAGACCCTGTATAATTTTCTTGTCACAGGCCACAATTTTCGTTATTTATTATATACCTTGATTCATAATCAGTATAAATGTAAATAATTGTAAATAAATGTGAATAAATGTAACTGCAATCGCAAAAAAAGGAGCCTCCCATGAAATCACTGAATCGGCGCACATTTCTCAGGAGTGCAGGTATTTGTCTGGCATTGCCGTTTTTAGACGCCATGATCCCCGTGGGGCGGGCTGCGAGTCAGGCGTTTGCCCTTGCCCGCGAACAAACCGCAAAGCGGCTGGTGTGTATTGGCAATCCCTTCGGAATGATCCCCGAGCGATTCTTCCCAACGGAAAGCGGCGCAAATTACACACTTCCCTCCCTCCTGCAACCCCTCGCAGCGCATCAGCGAGATTTCACCATCTTCTCCAACCTGGACCACAGTGTAACTGGTGGACACCGCACCGCGCATACATTCTTGAGCGGCATCCGCATCAAAGACGCTAAAACAATGCCCGAAGGCAACATCAGCATCGACCAAAAAGCCGCGGAATTTGTCGGCGTCAACACGCGGTTTCCCTCGTTGAATGTAAGCATCAATGGCCACTGCGAAATGTGCTGGACGCGCACGGGCGTGCGGGTACCGCCGATTAACGATCCTCGAAAAGTATTTCAAGCACTATTTGTAGATACCACAGCACAGGAAAAAGAACGGCGTGCAATCGCGCTCGACCAGCACGGCAGCATCTTAGACGCCGTAATGGGAGAAGCGCGATCCTTTGAGCGCAAACTGGGACAAAGAGACCGGGAAAAACTGGAAGAATATCTCACCTCTGTACGCACAGTCGAGAAAAAACTGGGCATGTCCAAAGCGTGGCTGGACAAACCCAAACCCCAGGTCAACATGGAAATGCCGGAAAATGGTCCCTTTGTCGAAACCCTGCCCCTGATGTACGATCTCATTGCCCTATCACTGCAAACCGACTCCACGCGGATAGCAACCCTGGAAGTGGGCATGGGGATCAAAACCACGGACCTGGGCCTGAACACGAATTACCACAAATACTCACACCACGGCAAATTGCCCGAACTCATGGAAGGCCTGACAATCATCGAAAAATATCAGATGAAACACCTGGGCCTGTTCTTCGACAAACTCAAAGCCATTGAAGACCCCGCGGGGGGAACCCTGTTTGACCACACCATGGTATTATCCGGCAGCGGCATGGGCAACGGCAGTTCGCACTCCAACAAAAACCTGCCCATCTTGCTCGCGGGTGGTGGATTCAACCACGGGCAACACCTGGTATTTCCAGAAGCAAAGCCCCAGCGCGTCCCATTGAGCAACCTGTACTTATCGATGTTGCAAAATTTTGGACTGGAAATCGATCACTTTGGCCAGAGCACCGGCACGCTAAAAGGATTCGAATAAAAATGAAAAAAAGCGTTCTATTCCTCCTGATTGGCATCTTGTCGTCATCGACTGCCTGGGCAGAAGGGGATGCGACATACAAAAATATTGTGCGCCCCTTTTTGGCGCAGCGATGTCAACATTGCCACGGCGCAGAGCTTCAAAAAGCAGACCTGCGGTTTGACACCCTCACATTGGATTTTCACAATGAAGATGTCTTACTAACCTGGCAAAACATCGCCGACATGTTAAACCTCGGCTTAATGCCGCCTTATGAAGAGCCGCAGCCCGAACTGGCGGAAATGATGCCCGTAATCGACTGGATCACCGCCTCGCTAAAAGCGCATTACGAAGCCGAAGAAAGCACGGGCGGACAAACGGTCTTGCGCCGCTTGAACCGGAATGAATACCGCAACACAATTCGGGATCTACTGCATCTGGACATGACCATATTCGACCCCACAGATGCATTTCCCCAGGACGATGAAGAACACGGATTTGACAACATCGGCAAAACACTCGTCATGTCGGATTTCCTGGTCGAAAAATATCTCGACGCCGCCGATCAAATCGTGCAACGCGCCGTATTGCCCGGCCCGCCGCCAGAAGAGAAAACACACGAATTCACCTTTCCCATCATGCGCGGGGCCGGTGGATTTTTAGCACCGGCGAGCCGCCGCTTGAAACAGGGATACGACGAGCTATTCCGCCGACCCGACGACCGCTGGGGATACATGTCCATCGACAGATTCCGAAAAGGCGTACCGCATTCGGGAATGTACCGCGTTCGCGTTCGCGCATCTGCACACAACCAGCAACACCCCTATGACAAAGCACTGCGAACAGATGAAAATGAACCCATACGCATGGGCATTGTCGCCGCATCCGGGCGTTATGGCGACCTGCGGCAGAGCAACACATCGGATATAACACTGGCCGAATTTGAAATGATCGCAGATGGCAAACCCCGCGATTACGAACGCGAACTCTGGTTGGATGAGTCCTACGTGCCGCGCGTCACGTATCCAAACGGACCCGTCACACTTTATTGGCGAAGTCTTCTGAGGCGATATCATCCCCAACTCTACGACAAAACAGACCGCCGCAAACTGTCTCAAAAAGAAGACCAACAACTCGTACACCGGCAAACAGAAGTCGCGGTAATGAACTATCTGGGACCGAGCATTCGCATATACAAAGTCGAAATCAAAGGTCCGCTTTACGAACAATGGCCCCCGCCCTCGCACACGAGCATCTTTGGCAAGCGCGATCCCGACAAAGTCAAACCGCGCGATATCCTGACCCGCTTTGCAACGCGCGCGTATCGCCGCCCGGTCAAACACAGTGAAATCGCGCACATCCTGCAACTGGTCGAGCAACACGAAAAAACCGGTGCCTCGCGCGTTCAGGCCATCAAAATGGGCTTAAAAGCCATCTTGTGCTCACCCAACTTCCTCTATCTCTACGAAAACGAAGGCCAATTAGACGACTATGCCCTCGCGTCCAAACTCTCGTATTTTCTCTGGTCATCCATGCCCGACGAAGAATTGTTTGCGCTGGCAAAGAAAAAGCGATTGCACAAACCCGAGGTTCTGCGCGCGCAAATTGACCGCATGTTAAAAGACGAAAAAGCCAGGGCATTTGTAGAGAACTTCACAGAGCGATGGTTGGCCCTGTACAAAATCGGTGAAATGCCGCCCGACCCGCGCAATTTTCGACTGTACTATCAGGCGCATCTCGAAGACGCGATCAAAAAAGAAACCCACGCCTTCTTCCAGTACATCCTGGACAAAAACATGAGCATCGCGCATTTCATCGACTCGGACTTCACCTTCATCAACCGCGACCTGAGCTTGTTATACCGCATAGAAGGCGTAGAGGGCAGGGAATTTCGCAAAGTAAAACTCAACGACCCCAAACGCGGTGGCCTGCTGGGACACGCCAGTGTATTGACGGCAACATCGAACGGAATCGAAACATCGCCCGTAGTGCGCGGCGTATGGGTATTGGAAAACATACTGGGCACCCCACCCCCGCCACCATTACCCGATATCGAACCACTCGAACCCGACATTCGGGGATCGACGACCATTCGTCAGCAACTGGCAAACCACCGCGAAATCGCCACCTGTAACGAATGTCATCGCCACATTGATCCCATAGGCTTTGCACTGGAAAATTTCAATCCCATAGGCGCGTGGCGATATGGTTACGGTCCCAAGAAACCAAAAATAGATGCGTCAGATGTCCTATCTGACGGCAGCAAATTCGACGGCCTTGTGGGCTTTAAAAAGATCCTCATGGGAAAGAAAGACCAATTTGCCCGCTGCCTGACCGAAAAAATGCTCACCTACGCGACCGGACGCACGCTGGAAGCCACTGACCGCCCCGAAGTAGATCGCATCGTAAACGATTTGAAAACAAAGGGCTATGGCTTGAAAGACCTGGTCATGCTCATCGCGACGAGCGAACCGTTCTTGACCAAATAGCCGCCAACTTCGCATAAGGACAAACAAACCCGCTCTGGTATGACACCAGAGCGGGTTTTTCTTTGTCAAACAATAAAAAATAAATTTAAAAAAGTTATCGTTTTTGATTGACCCACCTCAATTTGAATATTAACATGCGTTGTAAATAGCATAAATCATCTTTAACCAACAGAAAAAAGCGAACTGGATCGCGGCTAAAGCATGTCCCTGCATGATTTAAGCAGGGGCCCTGCCGCGATGACGACCTTTACTGGCCGCTGGTCGCCATCGCTCATCAGACTAAATCCGCGTAATCCGCGATCCGAAAGGAGGTTATGCCTATAATTTACGAACAGACGTGTTTTACCCGCAGCATGCAAATCGTCACAAACCTCAAAAAAGGAGGTCGTTGTATGAGATTCATTGTAGCAATTTTGTTAAGTCTGGCCCTTACAGGACCGGGAGTGGCAGAAGTGAACGGCACCTGGTCTGTTGGGGTAACCGGGCAATACGACATGCCGCTGTTCAAATTGAACCAGTGGTTTCCCTCGGGAGGTATTGACATCGGGGGAACAATCTCACGCATCAACAACCCGACCTGGACATTTGAACTGGACGCGCGGTATGCCAAATACGGATCGGGAGAACTGGAAAGCCGCAGATTTCTCTGGTCCGTTGACCTGCAGGAATACGAAAGCCCCAACGCCAGTTCGGAAATGAC belongs to Gemmatimonadota bacterium and includes:
- a CDS encoding DUF1552 domain-containing protein, which gives rise to MKSLNRRTFLRSAGICLALPFLDAMIPVGRAASQAFALAREQTAKRLVCIGNPFGMIPERFFPTESGANYTLPSLLQPLAAHQRDFTIFSNLDHSVTGGHRTAHTFLSGIRIKDAKTMPEGNISIDQKAAEFVGVNTRFPSLNVSINGHCEMCWTRTGVRVPPINDPRKVFQALFVDTTAQEKERRAIALDQHGSILDAVMGEARSFERKLGQRDREKLEEYLTSVRTVEKKLGMSKAWLDKPKPQVNMEMPENGPFVETLPLMYDLIALSLQTDSTRIATLEVGMGIKTTDLGLNTNYHKYSHHGKLPELMEGLTIIEKYQMKHLGLFFDKLKAIEDPAGGTLFDHTMVLSGSGMGNGSSHSNKNLPILLAGGGFNHGQHLVFPEAKPQRVPLSNLYLSMLQNFGLEIDHFGQSTGTLKGFE
- a CDS encoding DUF1592 domain-containing protein, which translates into the protein MKKSVLFLLIGILSSSTAWAEGDATYKNIVRPFLAQRCQHCHGAELQKADLRFDTLTLDFHNEDVLLTWQNIADMLNLGLMPPYEEPQPELAEMMPVIDWITASLKAHYEAEESTGGQTVLRRLNRNEYRNTIRDLLHLDMTIFDPTDAFPQDDEEHGFDNIGKTLVMSDFLVEKYLDAADQIVQRAVLPGPPPEEKTHEFTFPIMRGAGGFLAPASRRLKQGYDELFRRPDDRWGYMSIDRFRKGVPHSGMYRVRVRASAHNQQHPYDKALRTDENEPIRMGIVAASGRYGDLRQSNTSDITLAEFEMIADGKPRDYERELWLDESYVPRVTYPNGPVTLYWRSLLRRYHPQLYDKTDRRKLSQKEDQQLVHRQTEVAVMNYLGPSIRIYKVEIKGPLYEQWPPPSHTSIFGKRDPDKVKPRDILTRFATRAYRRPVKHSEIAHILQLVEQHEKTGASRVQAIKMGLKAILCSPNFLYLYENEGQLDDYALASKLSYFLWSSMPDEELFALAKKKRLHKPEVLRAQIDRMLKDEKARAFVENFTERWLALYKIGEMPPDPRNFRLYYQAHLEDAIKKETHAFFQYILDKNMSIAHFIDSDFTFINRDLSLLYRIEGVEGREFRKVKLNDPKRGGLLGHASVLTATSNGIETSPVVRGVWVLENILGTPPPPPLPDIEPLEPDIRGSTTIRQQLANHREIATCNECHRHIDPIGFALENFNPIGAWRYGYGPKKPKIDASDVLSDGSKFDGLVGFKKILMGKKDQFARCLTEKMLTYATGRTLEATDRPEVDRIVNDLKTKGYGLKDLVMLIATSEPFLTK
- a CDS encoding ankyrin repeat domain-containing protein, translating into MTFYFSYMFKIIFTGILVLSTAAQANGTQLLEAAAQGNLSDVQARLSAGDNANARDKYGTTVLMLAARGGHTDIVNALLEKSADPNAQGMSGETALIVAAFQGHTQTVQVLLSDRADPNIQDKHGATALMSAAFDGHTDIVNILLKKGANLHLKNAHGATALMPAAVEGHTTTLQALIDAGADVNTQDNDERTALMSAIAAGHTHAVKVLLKNNADPNIRDKDNRTALTWASVEGQTDMVDALLNAGADPNAKDNLGDTPLLLAAFKGHTAIVDTLLKKGGIPNIRGGAGETPLMRAVLQDHRQTVQVLIARGADLNARDNMGDTALMGAAWDGKTERIEFLLEVGANVNAPDREGRTPLMAAAFEGHIEAVRALLRGSADVAIEDKDGVTALMWARAKGHTAIVHELERVNEVKSVK